TTGCCATGTCGTACCCTCTTGCCTGTTGTTGTAAGTGCATCTGGCAGTGGTGGAGGTTTTGCTGCCTCTGGATCTGCTCACGGCAGCGCTGCTGTTGCCCAGGGTTCTCCTCCTCTTCcacggtggtggtgatggtggtcgGGGTTGCCTGGGCAAGGGCTAAGAGGGCTATAAGGGCAGCTGCTAGGATTGTGAGCTTGGCCATTGTGTGATTCTTTCGATGTGTTTGTTATAGGTTGGAGCTGTGGTGGGTAGAGAGGGGTGGGAGTGGTCTGTATTTATAGgaggttttgggttttgcatGGTTGGGACGTGGAGAATCTGAAGTCTAGGCAGTTGGGTGGGTTTTGGAGGGAGGTGAGGCTGGAGGATTAGTGCTTCCACGTACATTATTGGCATGCAAATGCTGCCAATAAAGGGTGTTGTTAAGTTGTTCACTTGTTCTGTTTTTAAGTGTTTTGGAAGCGGTTAATGGATTGTGTTatttctcgtttttttttttgtttgagttACGTTGTCCaatgtttctctttttcttgttttaattttataaatctttaTATAATTCTCTAATGTTAGCAAAGAAATCGTCCTCCTTAACGATAAATGAAGTTCTTTATTTCTACATTTTAAGACATTGTACTCTTTCATATTTAACTTGTTTGTCACTTTCAACTGAtgtcaaaacaagttttaatcAAGCTAATGATGAGCTGAGGGAGTATTGTAGTGTTATTCTAAATTTGAGCAAGCTCAAAAAGCTACTCACATCTATTGTTGAAGCTTTTCTTGGTTAACTTTTCAATTAGCCTGGATTCGTCGATATTGTGCACTTTCTGGTAGCACAGGTCTTCCTTGTCATGAGATtgattatttctctctttataaGTGCTTCCAAGGcattcacttctctctctcactatgGGATAATTTGTTGGGCTTCGTTAATTGTTGTGAACTTTGTAGTTTTCTTCTCATGTAATTCGCAGTATGGATGGAAAATATTATATTCTAGCTATCGACCACCCGAAAAAAGTTTGACTTTGGTTACATAACGGTCACTCTCAGTTGAACTGCTTCCAAATGagtcttttttttaatgacttAGTATTAGTTAAGTTTCGGTCTCTTTAACTGATTCTTGTAATCTTATCAATCTTCACAGTTTCCTTCCAATTCCACTAGAACCTAGTAGATTTCCTCTGTCCAACCGAATCTGTAAAGTCTACATCAGCCTTTTCTTATTCCATAGTCGTGTTTCTGtagctctcctttttttttttttgcttttgttctgAATCTTCTGATAATGGTCTCATTTTTCTGTCCACTGGCTGTTGTAAAATGCTGGTTTTCGGATTTATGAAAAGAAGTCAATTTCTCTTTGTTGCATCCAAAACTTGAAGCTTCTTCGTAGTTGTGGTTGCTGGCATGTTAACTGTTTTGACTGCTGCTAACTTGTTACTCCCACAACAAAAGAACTTAGAAACACAGctaagaaaaaggaagaaaacaacTGAAAACAGATATCATAATATGGATCACAAAAGACTCCTTAGTACAAGGCCTCCGAAGTTGAAACACACGATAGTGTGGTTATTACAATAGTCACCTTACCCCTATCTCCAGCTAAAAAGCTTGGCTAGAAGGATAAGTTTTATTATCATGCACATAGCTAAAGTCTACCCAGTAGATTGTGGCCTCATCATTTAGAACATGGAGGCTCGGATTTGGCATCGTCGGGGGCTGAGGTTGCACCTGGAAGGCAGGTTCTCAGCCTGCTGCAtcatctccctcatctcctcgCCCTGCATCTCCCCCTGCTCCCTCTGCTGCCTCACGGCCTCCCTCATGCCCTCGCACCGGCACTGCTCGTTGAGGTTCTCCAGCTGCTTGCAGCACTGGCggagctgctgctgctggtgaGGGTTTGGGTCGGTGATCATCATGACGTCgtaccctcctcctcctcctctcgcCTGCTGCTGCAAGTACCTCTGGCAGTCGCGGAGGTTTTGCTGCCTCTGGACCTGCTCGCGGCAGCGCTGCTGTTTCCCGGGGTTGTCCTCCTCCACCAccgtggtggtgatggtggtccTGGTTGCCTGGGCAAGGGCCAAGAGGCCTAGAAGGGCAGCTGCTGCTAGGATTGTGAGCTTGGCCATTGTAACTCTTTGATGTTGGTGATAAAAGTGGGAGTTGTGGTGGTAAACAGGGCTGGGGGTGGTCTGTATTTATAGGGGTTTTTAGGATTTGCATGGTTGGGACGTGGAGAATCCAAAGTCACAGGCAGTTGGGTGTATTTTGGAGGGATCTGAGGCTGGGAGCACTGGTGCTTTCCAAGTAGATTTGCATGCAAATGCTGCCAATAATTGTTGTTGTTTCGTTATTTAGTGCTTTTGGAATTTTGGTGAATCCATTTTTTAGTTGCTGGCAATATCTTTTGGCAGTATctttttttgcacaaaaagaTGTTTCTTTTGTAGAAGTGAAATTACTTGTTGGACATGGAAATGTTGGCTAGAGCCAAAAACAGAACATCCagacaccatttttttttttttgaacggtaaaAATGGATTTTATTGATCTTTGGAAAcaagttacaaagattaaaggaatCCAAAGCACGAGACATCACAACAAAACGCGAGGAACCCACATAGGAGGCACCCCAACACATTGACGATCACATGCCGCCAGGACCCAAAGGGAAAAAACACCACTTCACTGACGGCAAGAAGCCAGCCatgacaccaaaaaaaaaccccaaaatagAAACACCTCTCCAAAAGCAAAACCCTCAAAAAGCATATTGTGTGCTAATATCGCGTGCTAATTGATTTGTATATTGTTTGTTAATTATCTTGTGGCCTTGTTGGTTTTATTTGGGATAATAGGTTTTGGGTTTACCTACTCAGATATGTgtatattttattatattttgtaattggAACA
The sequence above is drawn from the Rhododendron vialii isolate Sample 1 chromosome 6a, ASM3025357v1 genome and encodes:
- the LOC131330430 gene encoding 2S seed storage albumin protein-like, which encodes MAKLTILAAAALLGLLALAQATRTTITTTVVEEDNPGKQQRCREQVQRQQNLRDCQRYLQQQARGGGGGYDVMMITDPNPHQQQQLRQCCKQLENLNEQCRCEGMREAVRQQREQGEMQGEEMREMMQQAENLPSRCNLSPRRCQIRASMF